The sequence below is a genomic window from bacterium.
TGGCACGTTCCATCCAGCCGGCTATCCTGTGTTCGATTAGCTTGTCGATTTCAGGGAATTTGGTTATACGGACCTGAACAAAATTCTTTCCGCTTTCCCCAATCTCAATAGCGCTCGGTTTGTAATATGAACTTAAAATCGGGCCAGCCTTTTTGATCAGTATCTGCGGAGAACTCAGTTTTACCAGTATCCTGTAAAACCCCTTCAATCCATACTCGGCGCTGTACCGTCCGCATTCCCATGCACCGCGATAACTATTATTAAAAAACAATTCGCATATTTTTTGTGTTGGTTCAATAATCAATTGTCTTAGAGGAAACCAATCACCTTTATGTATTGGAGAACTATATACTTCTCTTGCATGGGGAGACAGCGAATCCAGCCAGCGTTCATAGCCTTTATTACCGAACTTTTTCAGTATGAACAGCGGTATTGACAGTAAAGCTTCTCCTTTGACTTCCATAGTGAAATCCTCTCTTTACACAATCGATGATGAACTGTATGACAAGCAGAAACTTAATAGTCAAAAAGGAGAAGAATCTGGTGCAATCCTTACTTATTCACAAAAAAACGCGTAATGCCGTACAGCCGCTTTTAAAGACATACTATAATATGTACAAAAAAGTGAAACAGTGCAGTGAAAAAAATCATTATAATACATGATTCTGTATCAGATACGAATATAATGGTACTATGTTTATTACGAAAGAAAAAAATGGTATGATATTGATAATGTGAGATAAAACTGTCCGGTAAAAATAATGAGCACCTTTTATTCGCAGCAGAACATAACCGGTGTCATTACTGTTGTACTCCGGGGAGTCAATGACCTGACCGGTGTTGCCTTACATGCACCGCGAATAAAGACTGAAAAGATTTTTCCCGGACGGGAACGAAAAGGGTTTATTATCTTGCCGCTAAACTCAGCGAAGAAAAGGTTATCGAAATTCGCAGGCTTCATAAGGAAGGTGTGAGTAAATGTCAGCTTGCCCTGAAGTTCAGAGTATCGAATGTGCGATTGACCAATGTGAGAGGTTTATTACATGGAAGCATGTAGGAGCGGTGGCTTAAAGCGGTTCACTTAGTAAAGATTGAGTACATTTTTATAAAATGAGCGCTTGCTTTCTGTGCTGACAAGAATGTGTAACTTATTGCGGGACAATGGTCGGGGTGGTCAGATTTGAACTGACGGCCTCTTGCTCCCGAAGCAAGCGCGCTAACCGGGCTGCGCTACACCCCGAAACATCAGAGTAAGTATTTCATAACGGCAAAACCGAGCATCAATAATATAATAAAAATAATCGATAAAATGTTAAAATATTTATCGATAAAACACTTTATCGGTTGACCGAATTTCCAGAGCAGACCGGCGACAAGATAAAACCTCGCGCCCCGTGAAAGCAACGAAGCGACAACGAACCTGGTGAAATCCATGTCAAACGTACCGGCTGCGATAGTAAAAACCTTATAAGGGATCGGTGTAAACCCTGCAGCGCCGACGAACCAGACATCATATCTGATATACATGTCACGAACCATTGCGAATTTATCCAAAA
It includes:
- a CDS encoding DedA family protein — encoded protein: MADARILRRLYDWVIQWASTPYGPAALFLLAFAESSFFPVPPDVLLIALALGAPGKALRFAALCTIGSVLGGMFGYYIGMMFFDRIGYKILDFYGFLDKFAMVRDMYIRYDVWFVGAAGFTPIPYKVFTIAAGTFDMDFTRFVVASLLSRGARFYLVAGLLWKFGQPIKCFIDKYFNILSIIFIILLMLGFAVMKYLL